A genome region from Rickettsiales endosymbiont of Stachyamoeba lipophora includes the following:
- the pdhA gene encoding pyruvate dehydrogenase (acetyl-transferring) E1 component subunit alpha — protein sequence MAKSKNIKGLSKESLIKAYQGMLMIRRFEEKAGQLYGMGLIAGFCHLYIGQEAVVVGMQSVINQDDSVITSYRDHGHILAAGSDPKPVMAELMGKATGCSKGKGGSMHIFDLERKFYGGHGIVGAQVSLGTGIAFANKYRGTNNVCLAYFGDGAAHQGQVYESFNMAALWKLPVIYILENNEYAMGTSVKRSTAMTDLYKKGESFGIPGKQINGMDILEVIKSGQEAVEFVKAGNGPILLEMKTYRYRGHSMSDPAKYRTKEEVNDYKDNKDPIINLKAHLMNEFNVSEEQFKEIEKDIKNQVAEVVEFCKNSPEPDSGELYTDIYVNY from the coding sequence GTGGCAAAATCAAAAAATATTAAAGGCTTGTCGAAAGAGAGCTTAATTAAAGCCTACCAAGGTATGTTAATGATCAGAAGATTTGAAGAAAAGGCTGGTCAACTTTATGGAATGGGCCTGATTGCTGGGTTTTGCCATCTTTATATTGGCCAAGAGGCTGTAGTAGTTGGCATGCAATCAGTTATTAATCAAGATGATTCAGTAATTACCAGTTATCGTGATCATGGACATATTCTTGCTGCAGGTAGCGATCCCAAGCCAGTAATGGCAGAACTTATGGGTAAAGCAACCGGTTGCTCTAAAGGTAAAGGGGGCTCGATGCATATTTTCGATTTAGAGCGTAAATTTTATGGCGGCCATGGTATTGTAGGTGCTCAGGTTTCCTTAGGAACTGGTATAGCTTTTGCCAATAAATACCGCGGAACTAATAATGTATGCTTAGCTTATTTTGGCGATGGTGCAGCACATCAAGGGCAAGTATATGAATCATTTAACATGGCAGCCCTATGGAAATTACCGGTAATTTATATCCTAGAAAATAACGAATATGCTATGGGTACTTCGGTTAAAAGGTCTACTGCAATGACTGATCTTTATAAAAAAGGGGAATCTTTTGGTATACCAGGCAAGCAAATAAACGGTATGGATATTTTAGAAGTTATCAAATCAGGACAAGAAGCAGTTGAATTTGTAAAAGCTGGCAACGGCCCGATATTACTTGAGATGAAAACTTACCGTTATCGTGGTCACTCCATGTCAGATCCTGCTAAATACCGTACCAAAGAAGAAGTAAATGATTATAAAGATAATAAAGATCCGATTATCAATCTCAAAGCCCATCTAATGAATGAATTTAATGTTTCAGAAGAGCAATTCAAAGAAATCGAAAAGGATATTAAGAATCAAGTGGCTGAAGTAGTTGAATTCTGTAAAAACAGCCCAGAACCTGACTCAGGCGAATTATATACCGATATTTACGTAAATTATTAA
- a CDS encoding pyruvate dehydrogenase complex E1 component subunit beta yields MATLTVREALRDAMAEEMRRDGDVFVMGEEVAEYQGAYKVTQGLLDEFGSNRVIDTPITEHGFAGIGVGAAFTGLKPIVEFMTFNFAMQAIDQIINSAAKTNYMSGGQVRCPIVFRGPNGAASRVGAQHSQCYASWYAHVPGLIVVSPYSASDAKGLLKSAIRNPNPVVFLENELLYGSSFEVPEDEDFLIPIGKANVLTEGSDVTITAFSLMVRHALEAQRILKEEHNINAEVIDLRTIRPLDKDTIIESVRKTNRIVCVEEGWPFAGISSEITALLMEEAFDYLDAPVMRVTGKDVPLPYAANLEKMALPQVADIVEAARKVCYK; encoded by the coding sequence ATGGCTACACTTACAGTTAGAGAAGCTTTACGCGATGCAATGGCAGAAGAAATGCGCCGTGACGGAGACGTGTTTGTAATGGGTGAAGAAGTTGCCGAATATCAAGGTGCTTATAAAGTAACCCAAGGATTACTTGATGAATTTGGCAGCAACAGGGTCATTGACACCCCTATTACTGAACACGGCTTTGCAGGGATTGGCGTAGGCGCTGCTTTTACAGGGCTTAAACCTATTGTAGAATTTATGACCTTTAATTTTGCAATGCAAGCAATTGACCAAATTATTAACTCCGCCGCTAAAACTAACTATATGTCCGGTGGCCAAGTTAGGTGCCCGATTGTATTTAGAGGTCCTAATGGAGCAGCCTCACGCGTTGGTGCACAACATTCACAATGCTATGCCAGCTGGTATGCGCATGTTCCAGGACTGATCGTTGTTTCCCCTTATTCTGCAAGTGACGCCAAAGGCTTACTTAAATCAGCAATTAGAAATCCAAACCCTGTAGTTTTCTTAGAAAATGAACTTTTATATGGTTCAAGTTTTGAAGTTCCGGAAGATGAAGATTTCTTAATACCAATTGGTAAGGCAAATGTGTTAACTGAAGGAAGTGATGTAACTATTACCGCTTTTTCACTTATGGTGCGCCATGCTCTTGAAGCACAAAGAATTTTAAAAGAAGAACATAATATTAATGCTGAAGTCATTGACTTAAGAACCATAAGACCACTTGATAAGGATACCATTATTGAATCGGTACGCAAAACTAACCGTATTGTTTGTGTAGAAGAAGGTTGGCCATTTGCAGGAATTTCTTCAGAAATTACAGCCCTACTTATGGAAGAAGCGTTTGATTATCTTGATGCTCCTGTAATGCGTGTAACCGGTAAAGACGTACCACTCCCATATGCCGCTAATTTAGAGAAAATGGCTTTGCCGCAAGTTGCTGACATTGTAGAAGCCGCTAGAAAAGTTTGTTATAAATAG
- a CDS encoding cobaltochelatase CobT-related protein: MASKVVDINPNFLKVFAHSNLNLTYNDQFFIFPELKADSALSTTPGLIENNLLRSQLDQLAFIKKFHSNPLLEKERDSSINQELLNKLIQLRAILIGCLIYPGSKNLFLSFLNHISKIEEKDQFFISIYQEIAEFILLTPQNQNLILPTTILDHELLKYLYNNVTNQGHWQQGCKTILDKYFTLPNNINYQFQAEHNTNDKQPIEPEQPLETLENNIHDTHLEKIIKDLARIDNNNYIQQEIAANLSPASHYEASIEYKIYTKQFDQTVHAAQLVTPAEKHNLFKILQRKKDLIKIFDSKLTKKLIRILQTKAHFNYFSNASYGLLDSNRLSQIIASKNAENIYRESAISNNLDTCITLLIDNSGSMRGKLITIAALTASFIAEILEPYGIKVEILGFTTKEWRGGKSKKMWQQNNAPITPGRLNDLLHIVYKSFADPLVKAKKSIAIMLKEGLLKENIDGEALLWSYQRILKNTQTRKIIMVISDGTPLDEETCQNNPARILEDHLHQAINLINCQQKVELVAIGIGHDISKFYAKSTRIDNFENLGNSTLTQLIDLFK; this comes from the coding sequence ATGGCAAGCAAAGTAGTAGATATTAACCCTAATTTTCTAAAGGTTTTTGCTCATTCTAATCTTAACTTAACTTATAATGATCAATTTTTTATCTTTCCTGAGTTAAAGGCTGATTCTGCGCTTAGTACCACCCCTGGACTGATTGAAAACAATCTTCTAAGATCGCAGCTTGATCAGTTAGCCTTTATTAAAAAGTTTCATAGCAACCCGTTATTAGAAAAAGAGCGTGATAGCTCAATCAACCAAGAACTACTCAATAAGCTTATTCAGCTTAGGGCAATTTTAATTGGCTGTCTTATTTATCCAGGGAGTAAAAATTTATTTTTAAGTTTTTTAAACCACATCTCTAAAATAGAAGAAAAAGATCAATTTTTTATTAGTATTTATCAAGAAATTGCTGAATTTATCTTATTAACACCACAGAACCAAAACTTAATTTTACCTACCACCATATTAGATCATGAGCTGCTAAAATATTTATATAATAATGTTACCAATCAAGGTCATTGGCAGCAAGGTTGTAAAACTATTCTCGACAAATATTTCACTTTACCTAATAATATCAATTATCAATTTCAAGCAGAGCATAATACTAACGACAAACAACCTATAGAGCCCGAACAGCCTCTAGAAACTTTAGAAAACAATATCCATGATACCCACTTAGAAAAAATAATAAAAGATTTAGCACGAATTGATAACAACAATTATATACAACAAGAAATTGCTGCTAATTTGTCCCCTGCTAGTCATTATGAAGCGAGTATTGAATATAAAATTTATACTAAACAATTTGATCAAACAGTGCACGCGGCACAACTCGTGACTCCAGCTGAAAAGCATAATTTATTTAAAATTCTGCAACGTAAAAAAGATTTAATAAAAATTTTTGATTCTAAACTGACTAAAAAACTTATTAGAATTTTGCAGACTAAAGCCCATTTTAATTATTTTTCTAATGCCAGTTACGGCTTACTCGACAGCAACCGTTTAAGCCAAATAATAGCCTCTAAAAATGCAGAAAATATTTATAGAGAAAGTGCAATTTCCAACAATTTAGATACTTGTATTACCCTATTAATTGACAATTCAGGCTCAATGCGCGGTAAACTTATTACGATTGCCGCCCTTACTGCCAGCTTTATTGCTGAAATATTAGAACCTTATGGCATTAAAGTAGAAATTTTAGGCTTTACTACTAAAGAGTGGCGTGGTGGCAAATCCAAAAAAATGTGGCAACAAAATAATGCTCCCATAACTCCCGGCAGGCTTAATGATTTATTGCATATTGTTTATAAGTCTTTCGCTGATCCGTTAGTTAAAGCTAAAAAATCTATTGCTATAATGCTCAAGGAAGGATTACTGAAAGAAAATATCGACGGTGAAGCTTTGCTATGGAGCTATCAAAGAATTCTTAAAAACACTCAGACACGTAAAATTATCATGGTAATTTCGGATGGCACTCCGCTTGATGAAGAAACTTGCCAGAACAATCCTGCACGCATCTTAGAAGATCATTTACATCAAGCAATCAACCTAATTAACTGCCAACAAAAAGTAGAGTTAGTAGCAATCGGTATCGGGCATGATATCAGTAAATTTTATGCCAAATCAACCAGAATCGATAATTTTGAAAATTTAGGCAATTCTACACTGACACAACTTATTGATCTGTTTAAATAG
- a CDS encoding type II secretion system protein, whose protein sequence is MIKSYIRSLLEAKQTAFTIIELAIVMLIIGIIMGGVLAGRGMLSSARVNAIMDHATKITRAVDEFEKRYNQLPGDMYNPDVIFSANAINGNPATTRGNGDGVVSGDEGIYAFQHLALAGILEGNFNGTWNYSNLYHGPIDNSIFYFVNNYDDAIVLRFAKATIPSGVLTVAQRTGAVLTVKEMMEIDNKFDNGNPATGMIIAYTGSDAPANSCVNGGSYNSAYISSERPTCYFEMRIKRNYYSLVN, encoded by the coding sequence ATGATAAAGTCGTACATTAGATCACTTCTAGAGGCAAAACAAACAGCTTTTACAATTATTGAGCTTGCAATAGTTATGCTAATTATAGGCATTATTATGGGAGGAGTATTAGCAGGAAGGGGTATGTTATCCTCAGCTAGAGTTAATGCTATAATGGATCATGCCACCAAAATTACCAGAGCAGTAGATGAATTTGAAAAGCGTTATAATCAATTACCAGGAGATATGTATAATCCTGATGTAATTTTTTCAGCCAATGCTATAAATGGTAACCCGGCTACCACGCGCGGTAATGGAGATGGAGTGGTTAGTGGTGATGAAGGAATATATGCTTTTCAGCACTTAGCCCTTGCAGGGATATTGGAAGGTAATTTTAATGGTACCTGGAATTATAGTAACCTTTATCACGGTCCAATTGATAATAGTATATTTTACTTTGTGAATAATTATGATGATGCCATTGTGTTAAGATTTGCTAAAGCTACTATACCAAGCGGAGTGTTAACTGTTGCGCAACGTACGGGTGCGGTACTTACCGTTAAAGAAATGATGGAAATAGATAATAAATTTGATAACGGTAATCCTGCAACAGGTATGATTATTGCCTATACCGGCAGTGATGCTCCAGCTAATTCATGTGTAAACGGTGGAAGCTATAATAGTGCTTATATTAGTAGCGAGCGTCCTACCTGTTATTTTGAAATGCGAATAAAACGTAATTATTACTCGCTAGTTAATTAG
- the rodA gene encoding rod shape-determining protein RodA translates to MLSYHRNNLQIVDFAKQLDLKMIFYISIISVIGFFLMYSAAQGSIFPWTVKQLIHFSVGFVLMLIVANIRPIFWYRTAYLFYFGALLLLVLVEVMGHTAMGATRWLQLGPIKLQPAELMKIAIIFALGRYFHNVHPHNITRLSYILLPLSLVALPFILILKQPDLGTAMILLLISGIIFFAAGVAWWKFATVFVSGIIALPVLWTMMHDYQKQRILIFLNPEMDKLGAGYNIIQSEIAIGSGGFLGKGLLNGTQVQLSFLPEHQTDFIFTMLSEELGFVGSVTVITLYAAIIFRIFTMALNSKNTFNRLLIVGVMSLFGLHVVINTSMVMGLIPVVGVPLPLLTYGGTIMLTTMFGFGLIFSANLYSNKFDRDVV, encoded by the coding sequence ATGTTAAGCTATCACCGTAATAACTTGCAGATTGTAGATTTTGCCAAGCAACTTGATTTGAAAATGATATTTTATATTAGTATCATCTCCGTTATTGGATTTTTTCTAATGTATTCTGCTGCTCAAGGTAGCATATTCCCTTGGACAGTAAAGCAACTCATCCATTTTTCTGTCGGATTTGTGTTAATGCTCATTGTAGCTAATATTAGGCCAATTTTCTGGTATCGTACTGCCTATTTATTCTATTTTGGTGCCTTGTTGCTGTTGGTTTTAGTGGAAGTTATGGGCCATACTGCAATGGGGGCTACTAGATGGCTGCAATTAGGGCCGATCAAATTACAGCCTGCTGAGTTGATGAAAATTGCAATTATTTTTGCGTTAGGTAGATATTTTCATAATGTGCATCCCCATAATATTACCAGGCTTAGTTATATTTTACTTCCTTTAAGCCTAGTAGCTTTGCCATTTATACTTATTTTAAAGCAACCTGACTTAGGTACAGCGATGATTTTATTACTGATCTCAGGAATAATATTTTTTGCAGCAGGGGTTGCATGGTGGAAATTTGCTACGGTATTTGTTTCAGGAATAATTGCCTTGCCTGTATTGTGGACCATGATGCATGATTATCAAAAGCAACGGATCTTAATATTTCTAAATCCAGAAATGGATAAATTAGGAGCCGGTTATAATATTATCCAATCAGAAATTGCCATTGGTTCCGGAGGGTTCTTAGGAAAAGGACTTTTAAACGGTACTCAAGTGCAGCTTAGCTTTTTACCGGAGCATCAGACAGATTTTATTTTTACTATGCTTAGTGAAGAATTAGGGTTTGTTGGGAGTGTTACCGTGATCACTCTATATGCTGCAATTATCTTTAGAATTTTTACCATGGCTTTGAATTCTAAAAATACCTTTAATCGTTTGCTAATTGTGGGTGTCATGTCTCTTTTTGGTTTGCATGTGGTAATTAATACTTCTATGGTGATGGGATTGATTCCTGTGGTTGGTGTGCCGCTGCCCCTTTTAACTTATGGTGGAACTATAATGCTTACCACGATGTTTGGTTTTGGGCTGATTTTTTCTGCTAATCTTTATTCAAATAAATTTGATCGGGATGTAGTATAA
- a CDS encoding ABC transporter substrate-binding protein/permease, producing MMWLKFLLSLVILANLAQADTLKIGISADYPPFDMMVDGKVSGFDADVATRIAQELNLEPEIKEIDFAGLIPALNSNIIDIAISNITDTPDRKKAADFTLPYYFNKVSILYKKKNQFISLKDINQAHIVGVQLGTNFHDYLKLTYPDIRLLSLSKYPMLFEELRQDKISYLIIDKIQAEFFVNHNNDFTFTDLPEFTGKIAIALKHGATLTHQINQIIKKLTEEGFFKSLEQKWLVDSSLKQPTHKVESQLTKHIKFIAEGMFVTLEYAYLATFFGLVISLGLTFLSQINSITRLLVTVYISVIRGTPVILQLSLIYFALPNIFNIKIPIMTAGLIGFSINSAAYVFEHIKAGIRSIDVGQIEAAKSMGFSNLTINRVIVLPQVIKNITPSIINEIINLIKETAIISVFGVSDIMRKANIVAADTYDFLTPLIIAGICYYTLITTLTLLLHFIEKRFYHAKA from the coding sequence ATGATGTGGTTAAAATTTTTATTAAGCCTGGTGATATTAGCCAATCTAGCTCAGGCAGACACCTTAAAAATTGGAATTTCAGCTGACTATCCTCCGTTTGATATGATGGTTGATGGCAAGGTTAGCGGCTTTGATGCTGATGTAGCAACACGTATTGCTCAAGAGTTAAATTTAGAACCTGAAATCAAAGAAATAGATTTCGCAGGCTTAATACCCGCTCTTAACTCTAACATTATTGATATTGCAATTTCTAATATTACAGACACCCCAGATAGAAAGAAAGCTGCAGATTTTACCCTTCCCTACTATTTTAATAAGGTAAGCATACTTTATAAGAAAAAGAATCAATTCATTAGCTTAAAAGATATCAACCAGGCACATATAGTAGGTGTACAACTTGGTACTAATTTTCATGACTATTTAAAGCTTACTTACCCTGATATACGGCTGCTTTCTTTATCTAAATATCCTATGCTATTTGAGGAATTAAGGCAGGATAAAATAAGTTATTTAATTATCGATAAAATTCAGGCAGAGTTTTTTGTAAACCATAATAATGATTTTACCTTTACTGATCTTCCTGAATTTACAGGGAAAATAGCAATTGCTTTAAAACATGGAGCTACGCTCACTCATCAAATTAACCAAATTATTAAAAAACTAACCGAAGAAGGTTTTTTTAAAAGTTTAGAGCAAAAATGGTTAGTTGATAGCAGTTTAAAACAGCCTACCCACAAAGTAGAGAGCCAACTGACTAAGCACATAAAATTTATTGCAGAAGGTATGTTTGTAACGCTAGAATACGCTTATCTTGCAACTTTCTTTGGTTTAGTAATTAGCCTAGGCTTAACTTTTTTAAGTCAAATAAATTCTATAACTAGATTGTTAGTTACAGTTTATATCTCAGTGATTAGGGGGACACCTGTGATTCTACAGCTCAGCCTTATTTATTTTGCGCTACCTAATATTTTTAATATTAAGATCCCTATTATGACTGCAGGTTTAATTGGTTTTTCAATTAATTCAGCAGCTTATGTATTTGAACATATTAAAGCAGGCATAAGGTCAATTGACGTAGGGCAAATTGAAGCAGCAAAATCTATGGGATTTAGCAACCTTACTATCAACCGCGTTATTGTATTGCCTCAAGTTATAAAAAATATTACCCCTTCCATTATCAATGAAATAATTAACTTAATTAAAGAAACCGCTATTATCTCTGTTTTTGGTGTGAGTGATATTATGAGAAAAGCCAATATTGTGGCTGCAGATACTTATGATTTCTTAACTCCGCTGATTATAGCAGGCATTTGTTATTATACTTTAATTACCACCCTTACTTTACTATTACATTTTATTGAAAAAAGATTTTACCATGCTAAAGCTTAA
- a CDS encoding amino acid ABC transporter ATP-binding protein produces the protein MLKLKNIIKTIGNKKIIDNLSYDFYPGEIYAITGASGGGKSTLLKIINFLSPADSGQVILDDQELTLKNINVYRPQIGMVFQNFNLFQNMTVLENVASGLIYALKFSKKEAFELATSYIKKLKLEHKLYDNISNLSGGEKQRVAIARSLVMKPKILLCDEPTSALDPNNVSSVAGLLKGFITHDMIAIIVTHETIFAGMVATKILKMENGHLNGIE, from the coding sequence ATGCTAAAGCTTAAGAATATTATTAAAACTATTGGTAATAAAAAAATTATTGATAATCTCTCCTATGATTTCTATCCAGGAGAAATTTATGCAATCACCGGGGCTTCAGGTGGTGGTAAATCTACTTTACTTAAAATTATAAATTTCCTTTCTCCAGCAGATTCAGGCCAAGTAATTTTAGATGATCAAGAACTAACCTTAAAAAACATTAATGTTTATAGACCGCAAATTGGTATGGTGTTTCAGAACTTCAATCTTTTCCAGAATATGACTGTATTAGAAAATGTAGCCAGCGGCTTAATTTACGCCCTTAAATTCTCTAAAAAAGAAGCCTTTGAACTTGCCACCTCTTATATTAAGAAATTGAAGCTTGAGCACAAACTATATGATAATATCAGTAATCTTTCTGGGGGCGAGAAACAACGGGTAGCCATTGCTAGAAGTTTAGTAATGAAGCCTAAAATCTTACTATGTGATGAGCCCACCTCAGCACTGGATCCTAATAATGTCTCAAGTGTAGCTGGGCTATTAAAAGGCTTCATCACTCATGATATGATTGCAATTATTGTGACGCATGAAACTATTTTTGCTGGGATGGTTGCCACAAAAATATTAAAAATGGAAAATGGCCATCTTAATGGGATTGAATAA
- the iscX gene encoding Fe-S cluster assembly protein IscX — MQVCWTDVEEIAELLEENYPEIDILQLRFTILRKMIVDLEEFADNPEHCNEKVLEKIQQEWYSLREENEDNDEE, encoded by the coding sequence ATGCAAGTTTGTTGGACGGATGTAGAGGAAATAGCAGAACTTTTAGAGGAAAATTATCCGGAAATAGATATTTTACAATTGAGGTTTACGATCTTAAGAAAAATGATCGTTGACTTGGAAGAATTTGCAGATAATCCAGAACATTGTAATGAAAAGGTTTTAGAGAAAATCCAGCAGGAATGGTATTCTTTAAGAGAAGAAAATGAAGATAATGATGAAGAATGA
- a CDS encoding BolA family protein — protein MPVSKEYLDDKLKIYFGNEASWEIIDLAGDNDHYELIITSTKFTNKPRVIQHKMVNDALKECLGGQLHALKITTKPA, from the coding sequence ATGCCCGTAAGTAAAGAATATCTTGATGATAAGCTTAAAATCTATTTTGGAAATGAAGCCTCATGGGAGATTATAGATCTAGCCGGAGATAATGACCATTATGAACTTATCATTACCTCAACTAAATTTACTAACAAGCCACGTGTAATACAACATAAAATGGTTAATGATGCCCTAAAGGAATGCTTAGGCGGGCAGCTCCATGCATTAAAGATCACTACTAAACCTGCTTAA
- the grxD gene encoding Grx4 family monothiol glutaredoxin, whose product MEEYFEQIKSHIETNDVVLYMKGNATFPQCGFSATVTTVLTRLNIKFLDINVLEDLGIREAIKAFSDWPTIPQLYIKGEFIGGCDIVREMYQSGELQQLLREKEVEFIENQPTQ is encoded by the coding sequence ATGGAAGAATATTTCGAACAAATTAAATCGCATATTGAAACTAATGATGTAGTTTTGTACATGAAAGGTAATGCTACTTTTCCTCAATGTGGATTCTCAGCTACAGTTACTACCGTATTAACCCGTCTAAACATTAAATTTTTAGATATCAATGTTTTAGAAGATTTAGGAATTAGAGAAGCAATCAAAGCTTTTAGTGATTGGCCAACCATACCTCAACTTTATATTAAAGGTGAGTTTATTGGCGGATGCGATATCGTACGTGAGATGTATCAATCTGGTGAATTACAACAACTACTGCGCGAAAAAGAAGTTGAATTTATAGAAAATCAACCTACCCAATAG
- a CDS encoding ABC transporter ATP-binding protein, translating into MNILEISNLNKTYTNRKGKSKIALTNINFAVEKGDFFALLGPNGAGKSTLINILAGLVNKTSGEVKIAGLDLDQAFLPSRYKIGIVPQELTLDPFFTVYETLEIYAGYYGIPKSKRITNELITRLGLADKINSKPAGLSGGMKRRLLIAKALVHMPDIIILDEPTAGVDIELRQQLWNYMKELNAQGKTIIITTHYLEEAQKLCNKVAIINNGQLIYLDYMNNIANQFSTKSIEIKFSNNIQSLAPTLQAYLDLSNHSLKFDLATHSPAEVINLLNQFNINITDIKTQVLSLEDFFVKIIHSSPN; encoded by the coding sequence ATGAATATACTTGAGATCAGCAATTTAAATAAAACTTATACTAACCGTAAGGGTAAATCCAAAATTGCCCTTACTAATATTAACTTTGCGGTTGAAAAGGGCGATTTTTTTGCCCTTTTAGGGCCTAATGGCGCAGGAAAATCAACCTTAATTAATATATTAGCAGGGTTAGTTAATAAAACCAGCGGTGAAGTTAAAATTGCAGGATTAGACTTAGATCAAGCATTTTTACCCTCTAGATATAAAATCGGCATAGTTCCACAGGAATTAACTTTAGACCCTTTTTTTACAGTATATGAAACATTAGAAATTTATGCAGGCTATTATGGCATTCCTAAAAGCAAGCGTATTACTAATGAGCTAATAACCAGATTGGGGTTAGCCGATAAAATAAATTCTAAGCCAGCAGGGCTCTCAGGCGGCATGAAACGTAGGTTATTAATTGCCAAGGCGCTTGTACATATGCCCGACATTATTATTTTAGATGAACCCACCGCAGGCGTAGATATCGAACTGAGGCAGCAGCTATGGAACTACATGAAAGAACTGAATGCCCAAGGTAAAACCATTATTATTACTACTCACTATTTAGAAGAAGCCCAAAAACTTTGTAATAAGGTCGCCATAATTAATAACGGCCAACTGATTTACTTGGATTATATGAATAATATTGCTAACCAATTTAGCACTAAATCGATTGAAATTAAGTTTAGTAATAATATTCAGAGCCTGGCTCCTACTCTACAGGCCTATTTGGATCTTTCCAATCACAGTCTAAAATTTGACTTAGCAACCCATTCACCGGCAGAAGTAATAAACCTGCTTAACCAATTTAATATTAA